One Gemmatimonadaceae bacterium DNA segment encodes these proteins:
- a CDS encoding isoleucine--tRNA ligase — protein MSARPYRLLPADRSADDLEQEILAAWRVERLFERSVELRKDGTPYVFFDGPPTANGRPGIHHVFARTVKDLYCRHRAMHGHHVPRKAGWDTHGLPVEIEVEKALGIKGKPDIEALGIEAFNRKCRESVWKYRAEWEQLCERIAHWLDYEHPYVTYHNAYIESEWWALKTLHERGYLYKGHKILPYCARCGTSLSSHEVAQGYQDVEDPSVFVALDLVDPAASAAGVRRRLIVWTTTPWTLVSNVALAVHPDIGYVELKKRNVGDWTIVLATSRAAAVLGADYADRWDVVRHLAGSELVGRRYRRPLDLVAYPEGDREHELIVGADFVSEGDGSGIVHMAPAFGQDDYAIGRTHGLAMLNPVDLRGRFETSVPLVGGLWVKDADRVLVEELERRDVLWKAGTMRHPYPHCWRCSTPLLYYARESWFVRTTGYREDMLARNANVDWHPEEVGSGRFGVWLQNNIDWAISRDRYWGTPLPVWVCDRDAGHLEVVGSFAELSRRAERPLPADFDPHKPFIDDWHWSCACGGTMRRVPEVIDAWFDSGAMPFAQWHYPFENRERVEREYPADFIAEGLDQTRGWFYSLLAIAAGLGDALPNNGVGGHTFETAPYRTVVVNDLVLDANGVKMSKRLGNVVNPFEVVARHGADAVRLFLVASSQLGAPKRFDESVIRDTAAGFLMTLRNVYSGIFAQYANDGWRPEQPVAPAAERPTMDRWILSRLTSVEAAVDAALTGYDATAASRLIMSFLVDDVSNWYVRQTRSRFYDVTSPDNAAAFATLHEVLVTVCRLVAPIAPYISDWIHRELTGSTVHLESFVRPRGYSEPALEEAMEDIRELSRLGRAAREEASINVRRPLSRAQCVVPAGRVDGVQVLLPVLALELNIKAVSLLSSADDLVTLEARPNFKSLGSRFGKATPLAAKAVQGLSSADLRRFEGGEPVVILVGGESHPVASDDLSIVRRAVGDLVVKEAGGRFVAIDPTITPELRREGLARELVSRIQRMRKDAGLAVSDRIRLRVRGDAEIEQSVREYIDWMAGEVLARHVDVGGPDAPDDHAAQAVELDGLQARVALRVDP, from the coding sequence GTGAGCGCGCGCCCCTACCGGCTGCTGCCGGCCGACCGCTCGGCGGATGACCTCGAGCAGGAGATCCTGGCCGCGTGGCGAGTGGAGCGCCTGTTCGAGCGCTCAGTCGAACTCCGGAAGGACGGCACGCCCTACGTGTTCTTCGACGGGCCGCCGACGGCCAACGGACGCCCGGGCATTCACCACGTGTTCGCGCGCACCGTCAAGGACCTCTATTGCCGGCATCGGGCCATGCATGGGCACCACGTGCCACGCAAGGCCGGGTGGGACACGCACGGGCTCCCGGTGGAGATCGAAGTCGAGAAGGCGTTAGGCATCAAGGGCAAGCCGGACATCGAGGCCCTTGGCATCGAGGCATTCAATCGCAAGTGCCGCGAAAGCGTCTGGAAGTACCGCGCCGAGTGGGAGCAGCTCTGCGAGCGTATCGCGCACTGGCTCGACTACGAGCACCCGTACGTCACGTACCACAACGCATACATCGAGAGCGAGTGGTGGGCGCTCAAGACGCTGCACGAGCGTGGGTACCTCTATAAGGGGCACAAGATTCTGCCGTACTGCGCGCGCTGCGGCACGTCGCTGTCGTCGCATGAGGTCGCCCAGGGCTATCAGGACGTCGAAGATCCCTCGGTGTTCGTGGCGCTGGATCTCGTCGATCCGGCTGCGAGCGCGGCGGGCGTGCGGCGACGGCTCATCGTGTGGACGACGACGCCCTGGACCCTCGTCTCGAACGTGGCGCTCGCGGTCCATCCCGACATTGGCTACGTCGAGCTGAAGAAGCGGAATGTCGGCGATTGGACCATCGTCCTCGCGACGTCGCGCGCGGCCGCGGTGCTCGGCGCCGACTATGCGGATCGGTGGGACGTCGTGCGACACCTTGCCGGCAGCGAGCTGGTTGGGCGACGCTATCGACGTCCACTGGATCTCGTTGCTTACCCCGAGGGAGACCGGGAGCACGAACTGATCGTCGGTGCGGACTTCGTGTCCGAGGGCGACGGCAGCGGAATCGTCCACATGGCGCCGGCCTTTGGCCAGGACGACTACGCCATCGGCCGAACGCACGGGCTGGCAATGCTCAATCCGGTGGACCTGCGCGGGCGCTTCGAGACCTCGGTTCCGCTGGTTGGTGGTCTGTGGGTCAAGGATGCCGATCGCGTACTGGTCGAGGAACTCGAGCGGCGGGACGTGCTCTGGAAGGCCGGGACGATGCGACACCCGTACCCGCACTGCTGGCGATGCAGCACGCCGCTGCTGTACTACGCCCGCGAGTCGTGGTTCGTGCGCACGACCGGGTACCGGGAGGACATGCTGGCGCGCAACGCCAACGTCGACTGGCATCCGGAGGAAGTTGGCAGCGGCCGGTTTGGGGTCTGGCTGCAGAACAACATCGACTGGGCGATCTCGCGTGACCGCTACTGGGGCACGCCGTTGCCCGTCTGGGTCTGTGACCGCGACGCGGGGCATCTCGAGGTCGTGGGCTCGTTTGCCGAGCTCTCGCGCCGGGCTGAACGACCGTTGCCGGCCGACTTCGATCCGCACAAGCCGTTCATCGACGACTGGCATTGGTCGTGTGCATGCGGCGGCACAATGCGCCGTGTGCCGGAAGTCATCGATGCCTGGTTCGACTCCGGCGCGATGCCGTTTGCACAATGGCACTACCCGTTCGAGAACCGCGAGCGCGTCGAGCGCGAGTATCCGGCCGATTTCATCGCCGAAGGGCTCGACCAGACGCGCGGATGGTTCTACTCCCTGCTGGCCATCGCGGCGGGACTCGGCGACGCACTGCCGAACAACGGCGTGGGAGGTCACACGTTCGAAACGGCGCCGTATCGCACCGTTGTGGTGAACGACCTCGTGCTCGATGCCAACGGCGTGAAGATGTCCAAGCGCCTCGGCAACGTGGTGAATCCGTTCGAGGTCGTGGCCCGGCACGGCGCCGATGCGGTGCGACTTTTCCTGGTCGCGTCGTCGCAGCTCGGCGCGCCCAAACGCTTCGACGAGAGCGTCATCCGTGACACGGCGGCCGGGTTTCTGATGACGCTGCGCAACGTGTACTCGGGCATCTTCGCCCAGTACGCGAATGACGGATGGCGCCCGGAGCAACCGGTGGCGCCGGCCGCCGAGCGTCCGACGATGGACCGATGGATTCTGTCGCGGCTCACCTCGGTTGAGGCGGCCGTGGACGCGGCGCTGACGGGATACGACGCCACCGCAGCCTCGCGGCTGATCATGAGTTTCCTGGTCGACGACGTCTCGAACTGGTACGTGCGACAGACGCGGTCGCGCTTCTACGACGTGACCTCGCCCGACAACGCGGCGGCCTTCGCGACGCTCCACGAAGTGCTGGTGACGGTGTGTCGGCTGGTGGCGCCGATCGCGCCGTACATCTCGGACTGGATCCATCGCGAGCTGACCGGGTCGACGGTGCACCTGGAGTCCTTCGTGCGCCCGCGCGGGTACTCGGAGCCGGCCCTCGAGGAGGCCATGGAAGACATCCGCGAGTTGTCGCGTCTCGGGCGCGCGGCGCGGGAAGAGGCATCGATCAACGTCCGGCGTCCGCTGTCGCGGGCACAGTGCGTCGTACCGGCCGGCCGCGTCGATGGCGTGCAGGTGCTCCTGCCGGTCCTGGCGCTGGAGCTCAACATCAAGGCGGTGAGCCTGCTGTCCTCGGCGGACGATCTGGTGACGCTCGAGGCCCGGCCGAACTTCAAGTCGTTAGGCAGCCGCTTCGGCAAGGCGACGCCCCTGGCCGCGAAGGCGGTGCAGGGACTGAGTTCCGCAGACCTGCGCCGATTCGAGGGCGGCGAACCCGTCGTGATCCTGGTTGGCGGCGAGTCGCACCCGGTGGCCAGCGACGACCTGTCGATCGTCCGGCGAGCGGTGGGCGACCTGGTGGTGAAGGAGGCAGGTGGTCGGTTCGTCGCCATCGACCCGACCATCACGCCCGAACTGCGTCGGGAAGGCCTCGCGCGTGAACTGGTCAGCCGGATCCAGCGGATGCGCAAGGACGCCGGCCTGGCCGTCTCGGACCGGATCCGGCTCCGGGTCCGGGGAGACGCGGAAATCGAACAGTCGGTCCGGGAGTATATAGATTGGATGGCTGGAGAAGTGCTGGCTCGCCACGTGGATGTGGGCGGGCCGGACGCACCTGACGACCATGCAGCGCAGGCCGTGGAGCTCGATGGACTCCAGGCGCGCGTTGCCTTGCGCGTGGACCCCTAG
- a CDS encoding response regulator, whose protein sequence is MSHSVLICDDAIFMRTMLGDILSQAGFDIIGEAETGAQAVERYRTLKPDLVTMDIVMPDMGGIDAVREITRQDPAARVLMCSAMGQQALVVEAIQAGAKDFVVKPFQPSRVLEAVQRVLG, encoded by the coding sequence GTGAGCCACTCCGTACTCATCTGCGACGACGCCATTTTCATGCGCACCATGCTGGGGGACATCCTCTCCCAGGCCGGCTTCGACATCATCGGTGAAGCCGAAACGGGCGCGCAGGCGGTGGAACGGTACCGCACGCTCAAGCCGGATCTCGTGACGATGGACATCGTGATGCCCGACATGGGGGGCATCGACGCCGTTCGCGAGATCACCCGCCAGGATCCGGCGGCGCGCGTGCTGATGTGCAGCGCCATGGGTCAGCAGGCCCTGGTGGTCGAAGCCATCCAGGCCGGGGCGAAGGATTTCGTGGTCAAGCCGTTCCAGCCGAGCCGCGTCCTGGAGGCGGTGCAGCGCGTGCTGGGATAG
- a CDS encoding purine-nucleoside phosphorylase has product MPDTSLHTFETIERAAAVVRARFGRPPEAAIILGTGLGGLAARIAADVTIDYGDIPGFPLSTVESHAGRLICGTLSGKVVIAMQGRFHRYEGYSLQQVTFPVRVLRALGARTLVVSNACGGMHPLWNAGDLMLIADHINLLGDSPLIGRNDDRLGPRFPDMSEPYAADLRALARDEAGRLGLTLREGVYVAVTGPALETKAEYRFLRSIGADVVGMSTVPEVIVAVHGGMRVLGLSIITDMCLPDALEPASLDRIIAIAAKAEPGLTTLVAGVVGRL; this is encoded by the coding sequence ATGCCCGACACCTCGCTACACACGTTCGAGACGATCGAACGGGCGGCCGCCGTGGTGCGCGCCCGGTTCGGGCGCCCGCCGGAGGCGGCCATCATTCTTGGCACCGGACTTGGTGGGCTGGCCGCGCGTATCGCGGCCGACGTCACCATCGACTACGGGGACATTCCGGGCTTTCCGCTCTCCACGGTGGAATCGCACGCCGGCCGGCTGATCTGCGGCACGCTGTCCGGCAAGGTTGTGATCGCGATGCAGGGCCGATTCCACCGGTACGAGGGGTATTCGTTGCAGCAGGTCACGTTCCCCGTGCGGGTGCTGCGCGCGCTTGGCGCACGTACGCTCGTCGTTTCGAACGCGTGCGGAGGCATGCATCCGCTCTGGAACGCCGGTGACCTCATGCTGATCGCCGACCACATCAACCTGCTGGGCGACAGCCCGCTCATCGGTCGCAACGACGACCGCCTGGGGCCACGATTCCCGGACATGTCGGAGCCGTATGCGGCGGACCTTCGCGCGCTCGCGCGTGACGAAGCCGGTCGTCTGGGGCTCACGCTGCGCGAGGGCGTCTACGTGGCGGTGACGGGGCCCGCGCTGGAAACGAAGGCGGAGTACCGGTTCCTTCGCTCGATTGGCGCCGATGTGGTGGGCATGTCCACGGTGCCGGAAGTCATCGTGGCGGTGCATGGCGGCATGCGCGTGCTGGGGCTTTCGATCATCACCGACATGTGCCTGCCCGATGCCCTGGAGCCCGCGAGTCTCGATCGCATCATCGCGATCGCGGCAAAGGCCGAGCCGGGCCTGACGACTCTGGTGGCAGGCGTGGTGGGGCGCCTGTGA
- a CDS encoding chemotaxis protein CheW, which produces MTRQVLVVQAGGRLYALPSETVREITAMPVTTRLPGTSADVRGLANVRGHLVTVLDLAHRVTGNPSEAPDPDVVILAAEGKTLGVLVDEVREVIPADEFADGPATTAGGARIISGMGHFGESVVLLVDVQELVRQSLA; this is translated from the coding sequence ATGACGCGACAGGTGCTTGTCGTTCAGGCGGGGGGGCGCCTCTACGCGCTCCCGTCGGAAACGGTCCGGGAGATCACCGCGATGCCGGTGACCACGCGGCTTCCGGGCACCAGTGCCGACGTGCGCGGCCTGGCGAATGTGCGCGGTCATCTCGTCACCGTCCTCGATCTGGCGCACCGCGTGACCGGAAACCCGTCGGAGGCCCCCGACCCCGACGTGGTCATCCTGGCCGCCGAGGGCAAGACGCTGGGCGTCCTGGTGGACGAAGTCCGGGAAGTCATCCCTGCGGACGAGTTCGCTGACGGCCCGGCCACCACGGCTGGTGGTGCTCGGATCATTTCAGGAATGGGACACTTTGGCGAGTCGGTCGTCCTGCTGGTGGACGTGCAGGAGCTCGTGAGGCAGTCGCTGGCATAG
- the lspA gene encoding signal peptidase II produces the protein MPRSSGKALLALPVVVVLVIADRVTKAIAEATLWPRYVPREVWGDFLRWTLVYNPGAAFGLHLGPYSRWIFMGLTIAALVILWNLYRHTAPGDRWRLLAIALVTAGALGNLVDRVISPDGVVDFIDVGLGDRRWPTFNVADMAVSTGAILLAVVLWGEDKAAARAAAVARDSTRAT, from the coding sequence ATGCCAAGAAGTAGCGGCAAGGCGCTGCTCGCCCTCCCGGTCGTCGTGGTGCTGGTCATCGCCGACCGCGTCACCAAGGCGATTGCCGAAGCGACGCTCTGGCCCCGCTACGTGCCACGCGAAGTGTGGGGAGACTTCCTGCGCTGGACGCTGGTCTACAACCCGGGTGCGGCGTTCGGGCTGCACCTCGGCCCGTACTCCCGATGGATCTTCATGGGGCTCACCATTGCCGCGCTGGTGATTCTGTGGAACCTCTACCGGCACACGGCCCCTGGTGACCGCTGGCGGCTGCTCGCGATCGCCCTGGTCACGGCGGGCGCGCTCGGCAACCTGGTCGATCGCGTCATTTCCCCGGACGGCGTGGTCGATTTCATCGACGTCGGGTTGGGTGACCGGCGCTGGCCAACGTTCAACGTCGCCGACATGGCGGTCAGCACCGGCGCGATCCTCCTCGCGGTTGTGCTGTGGGGAGAAGACAAGGCGGCGGCCCGCGCCGCGGCCGTGGCGAGGGACTCCACGCGGGCGACATGA
- a CDS encoding DivIVA domain-containing protein → MADDAFHLTPLDIRRFDFGNALRGYDRARVDQFREQVANEVERLLRNAQGLEAKAQGFHEQLRAFRERDKAINEALISAQQLRAEVKEQAEREAQLILREAKAEGDRIVAAAHNESRRIEADLDGLVKQRRAYLLQLRSLVERQLAEIEAAEASPGPAVRAPAVAEPATIPAATPLWLDSVVKD, encoded by the coding sequence ATGGCCGACGATGCCTTTCACCTCACCCCGCTCGACATTCGCCGCTTTGACTTCGGCAACGCGCTGCGCGGCTACGATCGGGCCCGGGTCGACCAGTTCCGTGAGCAGGTCGCCAACGAGGTCGAACGCCTGCTGCGCAACGCGCAGGGGCTCGAGGCCAAGGCGCAGGGCTTTCACGAGCAGTTGCGCGCGTTTCGGGAACGAGACAAGGCCATCAACGAAGCGCTGATCTCCGCGCAACAGCTGCGCGCGGAGGTCAAGGAACAGGCCGAGCGCGAGGCACAACTGATCCTGCGCGAGGCGAAGGCTGAAGGCGATCGGATCGTGGCTGCCGCGCATAACGAGTCGCGCCGGATCGAGGCCGATCTCGATGGGTTGGTGAAGCAGAGGCGTGCCTACCTGCTGCAGTTGCGGAGCCTCGTGGAGCGTCAGCTGGCGGAGATCGAGGCCGCGGAAGCGAGCCCGGGCCCGGCGGTGCGCGCGCCAGCCGTGGCCGAACCGGCCACCATTCCCGCCGCGACGCCGCTCTGGCTGGACTCCGTCGTGAAGGACTGA
- a CDS encoding RluA family pseudouridine synthase encodes MTEQAPIAVHVIELEADSDVRLDLLVATRVDVSRTQAATLIALGHVDVGGRREKASYKAVRGDRVTVRIPPRPGREVVGQDIPLRVLYEDNDVLVIDKEAGMVVHPAPGNWDGTVVNALVGRGGALSSLGGEERPGLVHRLDKDTSGLLLVARTERAHRVLSAALAARTIVRRYAALCWGHLDDDRLVIDKPLGRDPRDRQRMAVVPTGKPAKTTFVRLARFDAVDLLRAHLHTGRTHQIRVHLAAAGHPVVGDDTYGGGGGRKLVKLPPKRHFLHAARLRFAHPATGQPMDFRAPLPADLRTALATVASDPTLADDPLALERFAFFDEGAGA; translated from the coding sequence ATGACCGAGCAGGCACCGATCGCGGTTCACGTCATCGAGCTCGAGGCGGACAGCGATGTCCGCCTCGATCTGTTGGTGGCAACCCGCGTCGATGTGTCGCGGACGCAGGCCGCGACGCTCATCGCCCTTGGCCACGTCGACGTGGGAGGCCGTCGGGAGAAGGCGTCGTACAAGGCGGTGCGCGGGGACCGCGTGACCGTGCGGATTCCGCCGCGGCCCGGCCGCGAAGTCGTGGGGCAGGACATCCCCCTGCGCGTGCTGTACGAAGACAACGACGTGCTCGTGATCGACAAGGAAGCGGGGATGGTCGTGCATCCGGCGCCTGGCAACTGGGACGGGACGGTCGTGAACGCGCTCGTGGGTCGGGGCGGCGCGCTCTCGTCGTTAGGCGGCGAGGAACGCCCGGGACTCGTCCACCGGCTCGACAAGGACACTTCGGGCCTCCTCCTCGTGGCGCGGACCGAACGCGCCCATCGGGTGCTGTCGGCCGCCCTCGCCGCCCGTACCATCGTGCGCCGTTACGCGGCGCTGTGCTGGGGGCACCTCGACGACGACCGGCTCGTCATCGACAAGCCCCTCGGCCGCGATCCGCGGGACCGCCAGCGCATGGCCGTCGTACCCACCGGGAAGCCGGCAAAGACCACCTTCGTCCGGCTGGCACGCTTCGATGCCGTCGACTTGCTGCGCGCCCATCTGCATACGGGCCGGACGCACCAGATCCGCGTGCACCTCGCCGCGGCCGGCCACCCGGTGGTGGGGGACGACACGTACGGTGGGGGCGGTGGCCGCAAGCTCGTGAAGCTTCCGCCCAAGCGTCATTTCCTGCATGCCGCGCGGCTGCGCTTTGCGCATCCGGCGACCGGACAGCCCATGGACTTCCGGGCACCGCTCCCGGCGGATCTCCGGACGGCACTGGCCACCGTGGCCTCCGATCCGACGCTGGCTGACGACCCACTGGCCCTCGAACGGTTCGCATTCTTCGACGAGGGCGCCGGCGCATGA
- a CDS encoding TraR/DksA C4-type zinc finger protein: MATPTGAKKPKAMNKKNLQHFEKRLLEERRRVQKELGNHDDLFGATPQSADGDLSSYSFHMADQGTDAMEREKAFLFASQEGRFLWHIDQALRRLYKSPETFGKCHSCGEDIAFERLDALPHARYCIKCKQKEEDAKK; the protein is encoded by the coding sequence ATGGCGACACCGACCGGCGCCAAGAAGCCGAAGGCGATGAACAAGAAGAACCTCCAGCATTTCGAGAAGCGCCTGCTCGAGGAGCGCAGGCGCGTCCAGAAGGAACTGGGTAACCACGACGACCTGTTCGGGGCCACGCCGCAGTCGGCTGATGGCGACCTCAGCTCCTACTCGTTCCACATGGCGGACCAGGGGACCGATGCCATGGAGCGGGAGAAAGCGTTCCTGTTTGCCAGCCAGGAAGGGCGCTTCCTCTGGCACATCGATCAGGCATTGCGGCGGCTGTACAAGAGCCCGGAGACCTTCGGCAAGTGCCACAGCTGCGGTGAGGATATTGCCTTCGAGCGCCTTGATGCGCTGCCGCACGCGCGGTACTGCATCAAGTGCAAGCAGAAGGAAGAAGATGCCAAGAAGTAG
- a CDS encoding YggS family pyridoxal phosphate-dependent enzyme, which produces MPFSGLAARVQEIRGRVAAAVARGGHDQAVELVAVTKTYGPDAVLAAWDAGVQRVGENRVQEALEKMDQVDVPVEWHLIGHLQRNKARHAGRFALVHSVDSLRLAEALSAEGVARGRPLDVLVQVNVSGEQSKGGFAAAELEANADVLRTLRGVVVRGVMTMAPLDASEGVLRQTFGGARAALGRLQVAGHASARELSMGMSSDFEVAVEEGATMIRLGSILFGARA; this is translated from the coding sequence ATGCCGTTTTCGGGCCTTGCTGCACGCGTGCAGGAAATCCGTGGGCGCGTAGCGGCCGCAGTGGCCCGTGGGGGCCATGATCAGGCCGTGGAACTTGTCGCAGTGACCAAGACCTACGGTCCGGACGCCGTGTTGGCTGCCTGGGACGCGGGGGTGCAGCGGGTGGGTGAAAATCGCGTGCAGGAAGCGCTCGAGAAGATGGACCAGGTCGACGTTCCGGTCGAATGGCACCTGATCGGACACCTGCAGCGCAACAAGGCGCGGCACGCCGGCCGATTCGCTCTCGTGCACTCGGTGGACAGTCTGCGGCTCGCCGAGGCGCTCTCGGCGGAAGGGGTGGCGCGCGGCAGGCCACTGGACGTGTTGGTGCAGGTGAATGTCTCTGGCGAGCAGAGCAAAGGTGGCTTTGCGGCGGCGGAACTGGAGGCGAATGCTGACGTGCTGAGGACGTTGCGTGGGGTGGTCGTGCGGGGGGTGATGACCATGGCGCCGCTCGATGCGTCCGAAGGCGTGCTGCGACAGACGTTTGGTGGTGCGCGCGCCGCCCTGGGTCGACTGCAGGTCGCAGGGCACGCGAGTGCGCGAGAGCTGTCGATGGGCATGTCGAGTGACTTCGAGGTGGCGGTCGAGGAGGGAGCCACGATGATCCGTTTGGGTTCGATTCTCTTTGGAGCGCGAGCGTAA
- a CDS encoding DUF2723 domain-containing protein, whose protein sequence is MLPRVSATVRRHPAATVGVMLLGVYLATLAPSVTLWDSGEFLAAVRTLGIPHPPGTPLFIYLARAWSLALAPLDFTVAVNAGSAVASALGIALLVQVFVARAGVGPTVSAGLVAGLVSAVWQSATETEVYAWALCLGAVMVWVGDQAGRSWSSRHRALLAFCFGLAVPLHISALVAGPAAVLLAATDSGGSLSLRASLAPLAAWLVAVGIGVTSPLVIAVGGAFALVSIALAAGGQDSRRLDGILAVMLSVLGATFVLVMLVRAAHDPAVNQGNPVTWQSLLDVIGRTQYDVPPFWPRRAPLWLQLGNLIQYADWQFALGVDDAPGPSLLRTPVTIAFAGLGIRGAVAHRARDARGFRALGLLCVAASIGVVGMLNLRAGPSYGWGVLPDGAPREARERDYFFALAFACWGLWAGTGIAAFARDASRRWIAAFVSATAVLPLLLNWASTNRRRHPDAQLAAALGIESLRAAPPNAVLILAGDNDSYAAWWAQHVRGVRPDITPVTVPLLPADWYRAELARRARLLDSASAGRWRGTTVTLQQMAAAAAREGRPLAVAVGVSRSERLSMGSGWRFLGLVYVREPAAQDQSVDRSAAVRSASALRSLGVSSDTRALRDGTGRYVMRLLQCPEVAVAQAPGQRGGGGLLETTCNY, encoded by the coding sequence ATGCTCCCCAGAGTCAGCGCGACGGTGCGGCGGCACCCGGCCGCCACGGTTGGCGTGATGCTTCTCGGCGTCTACCTGGCGACCCTCGCGCCTTCCGTCACGCTGTGGGACAGCGGCGAGTTTCTCGCCGCGGTACGCACGCTGGGTATCCCGCACCCGCCGGGCACGCCCCTGTTCATCTACCTGGCTCGGGCGTGGTCACTCGCCCTCGCTCCCCTCGACTTCACGGTCGCGGTCAACGCGGGTTCCGCCGTGGCCAGCGCGTTGGGCATAGCGCTCCTCGTGCAGGTCTTCGTGGCACGTGCCGGAGTCGGGCCAACCGTCAGCGCAGGCCTGGTCGCCGGCCTGGTGAGCGCCGTGTGGCAGAGCGCCACCGAGACCGAGGTGTACGCCTGGGCGCTCTGCCTGGGGGCCGTGATGGTGTGGGTCGGGGACCAGGCAGGTCGCTCCTGGTCCTCTCGCCATCGGGCTCTGTTGGCGTTCTGCTTTGGCCTTGCGGTGCCGCTGCATATCAGCGCGCTCGTTGCTGGGCCGGCGGCGGTGCTGTTGGCGGCGACCGACTCGGGTGGCTCCCTTTCGTTGCGCGCTTCGCTCGCGCCGCTCGCGGCGTGGCTCGTCGCCGTTGGCATCGGCGTCACGTCGCCGCTGGTGATCGCGGTCGGGGGTGCGTTTGCGCTGGTGTCCATCGCGCTCGCCGCCGGAGGCCAGGACAGCCGTCGCCTCGACGGGATACTGGCCGTGATGCTTTCCGTGCTTGGGGCCACGTTCGTCCTCGTCATGCTCGTGCGCGCCGCACACGACCCGGCGGTGAACCAGGGCAATCCCGTCACATGGCAGTCGCTGCTCGATGTGATCGGCCGCACGCAATACGACGTGCCGCCGTTCTGGCCGCGCCGCGCGCCGCTGTGGCTCCAGCTGGGAAACCTGATTCAGTACGCGGACTGGCAGTTTGCGCTTGGTGTCGACGATGCGCCGGGGCCGTCCTTGCTTCGTACGCCGGTCACGATCGCCTTCGCTGGGCTCGGCATTCGCGGGGCCGTGGCGCACCGTGCCCGGGACGCACGCGGCTTTCGTGCGTTGGGCCTGCTCTGCGTTGCTGCGTCGATCGGCGTCGTCGGCATGCTCAACCTGCGCGCCGGACCTTCGTACGGGTGGGGCGTGCTGCCGGACGGTGCGCCTCGTGAGGCGCGCGAACGTGACTACTTCTTCGCGCTTGCTTTTGCTTGTTGGGGACTCTGGGCCGGAACCGGCATCGCGGCGTTCGCCCGCGATGCGTCCAGGCGCTGGATCGCCGCGTTCGTGTCGGCCACGGCGGTGCTTCCCCTGCTGCTGAACTGGGCGTCCACGAATCGACGTCGACACCCCGACGCGCAGTTGGCGGCCGCGCTGGGCATCGAGTCCCTGCGCGCCGCACCGCCGAACGCGGTGCTGATTCTTGCCGGCGACAACGACTCGTATGCCGCCTGGTGGGCGCAGCACGTGCGCGGCGTGCGCCCTGACATCACTCCGGTTACGGTTCCGCTCTTGCCCGCTGATTGGTATCGCGCCGAGCTCGCGCGTCGCGCCCGACTGCTCGACTCGGCGTCAGCCGGCCGCTGGCGCGGGACAACCGTCACGCTGCAGCAGATGGCTGCCGCCGCGGCGCGCGAAGGTCGACCGCTGGCCGTGGCGGTCGGGGTCTCGCGATCGGAACGGCTCTCGATGGGATCGGGTTGGCGTTTCCTGGGGCTGGTGTACGTGCGCGAGCCTGCGGCCCAGGATCAATCCGTGGATCGATCGGCCGCGGTGCGCAGTGCGAGTGCGCTTCGCTCGCTGGGCGTCTCGAGCGACACGCGAGCTCTACGTGACGGCACCGGGCGCTACGTGATGCGACTCCTGCAATGTCCCGAGGTCGCCGTCGCGCAGGCGCCCGGCCAACGAGGAGGCGGTGGCCTGCTTGAAACGACGTGTAACTATTGA